From the Methanooceanicella nereidis genome, one window contains:
- a CDS encoding plasma-membrane proton-efflux P-type ATPase, translating to MDKKIISMEEAKKSSIDSLIGDLSTSRDGLSSSEVKDRLEVYGPNEIVEKKANPIIKFLRNFWGPIPWMIEAAAILSLIIQHWEDFVIISLLLLINAGVKFFQENKADNAIELLKKKLALKARVKRDGKWVDTSASDLVPGDVIRIRLGDVIPADVKLIEGDYLQADESALTGESLPVEKHASDVGYSGSVVRQGEMDTVVVATGVNTYFGKTAMLAEEISAKSHFQKAVVKIGNYLIVVTLMLVLIIITVELLRHHDFLTIIQFALVLTIAGIPVALPAVLSITMAVGAVALSKKEAIVSKLVAIEEMAGINILCADKTGTITKNEIKVAELSPIGKFSKNDVIVYATLASREEDKDPIDTSIIEKSRADKEALSRISNYKIVSFKPFDPVIKRTEAEIEDKEGGKFKVSKGAPQVILKMASENAADAGKINKIVDDFASAGYRALGVARSDEDGKWDFVGLLSLHDPPRDDSADTIKTAQSMGVEVKMVTGDHTAIAKEIAGKVNLGTDIQPASSFIDVPDDKAGTIVENADGFAQVFPEHKYRIVKLLQDKGHIVAMTGDGVNDVPALKKADAGIAVAGATDAAKSAADIVLTSPGLSVIIDAIKESRKIFQRMTNYSIYRMGETIRLVFFITASIIIFNFYPITPLMIILLALLNDTPIMTIAYDNVHFSDKPEKWNMRTLLGISTFLGLFGVLWSFGILIIGIEVFHLSHALIQSFIYLKLSVAGQLFLFVARTRSYFWTVKPAPILLLAACTSQTIATLITVYGIFFPAAMGWKLAIFVWGYAILSFLVTDLLKVQIYKFLDRGTIPSLKL from the coding sequence ATGGATAAGAAGATCATAAGCATGGAGGAAGCGAAAAAATCATCAATAGACAGTCTGATCGGTGACCTGTCCACAAGCAGGGACGGGCTTTCAAGTTCCGAAGTAAAAGATCGTCTTGAAGTGTATGGTCCGAACGAAATTGTTGAAAAAAAGGCCAATCCTATCATAAAATTCCTGCGCAATTTTTGGGGACCCATACCATGGATGATCGAGGCTGCCGCCATCCTGTCGCTCATCATACAGCACTGGGAAGACTTTGTGATAATAAGCTTGCTGCTCCTGATCAATGCGGGAGTGAAATTTTTCCAGGAGAATAAGGCGGATAACGCAATAGAGCTATTAAAGAAGAAGCTCGCGTTGAAAGCCAGGGTAAAACGCGACGGTAAATGGGTAGATACGTCGGCGTCGGACCTTGTTCCCGGCGATGTCATACGAATAAGGCTGGGAGATGTTATTCCGGCAGACGTAAAATTGATCGAAGGGGACTATTTACAGGCGGACGAGTCCGCGCTTACCGGGGAATCTCTTCCCGTAGAGAAACATGCCTCCGACGTAGGGTATTCGGGCTCGGTTGTAAGGCAGGGCGAAATGGACACCGTCGTTGTGGCAACGGGTGTCAATACGTATTTTGGCAAGACAGCAATGCTTGCGGAAGAGATATCGGCTAAAAGCCATTTTCAGAAAGCTGTTGTCAAGATCGGGAATTACCTGATCGTCGTTACCTTAATGCTCGTGCTTATTATCATAACCGTTGAACTTTTAAGGCATCATGATTTTCTGACGATCATACAGTTCGCGCTTGTCCTTACCATAGCAGGCATTCCTGTGGCGCTCCCGGCGGTTCTTTCTATCACTATGGCAGTTGGCGCCGTAGCCCTGTCAAAAAAAGAGGCCATAGTAAGTAAACTCGTGGCCATAGAAGAGATGGCAGGCATAAATATTTTATGTGCGGACAAGACCGGGACTATCACAAAGAACGAGATCAAGGTCGCCGAACTTTCTCCGATCGGCAAGTTCAGCAAAAATGATGTCATAGTCTATGCGACACTGGCATCAAGAGAGGAAGATAAGGATCCCATTGATACTTCGATAATTGAAAAGTCACGGGCTGATAAAGAGGCGCTTTCCAGGATATCGAACTATAAAATCGTCTCTTTTAAGCCGTTCGATCCCGTGATAAAACGGACCGAGGCCGAGATAGAGGATAAAGAAGGCGGGAAGTTCAAAGTCTCAAAAGGGGCTCCTCAGGTGATACTTAAAATGGCCTCGGAAAATGCGGCCGATGCCGGCAAGATCAATAAGATAGTCGATGATTTTGCATCCGCGGGATATCGGGCGCTTGGTGTCGCAAGGTCAGATGAGGACGGTAAATGGGATTTCGTAGGATTACTGTCCCTTCATGATCCCCCGAGAGACGATTCCGCCGATACGATAAAGACCGCGCAATCCATGGGTGTCGAAGTAAAGATGGTGACCGGGGATCATACTGCGATAGCAAAAGAGATAGCGGGAAAAGTGAACCTTGGCACTGACATCCAGCCAGCCTCATCGTTCATCGATGTCCCTGACGATAAGGCCGGCACTATAGTCGAAAATGCCGACGGGTTCGCCCAGGTGTTCCCCGAACATAAATATCGTATCGTTAAGCTACTTCAGGATAAGGGGCATATCGTGGCAATGACCGGGGACGGGGTAAACGATGTACCCGCCCTAAAAAAAGCAGACGCAGGCATAGCCGTAGCAGGAGCGACTGACGCGGCCAAGTCCGCTGCCGATATCGTATTGACGAGCCCCGGCCTATCGGTGATAATCGATGCCATTAAAGAGAGCAGGAAAATATTCCAGAGAATGACGAACTATTCCATCTATCGCATGGGAGAGACGATCCGCCTTGTCTTCTTTATTACCGCATCGATCATTATCTTTAATTTTTATCCGATCACTCCGCTGATGATTATACTGCTCGCACTATTGAACGATACCCCTATAATGACAATTGCATATGATAACGTTCATTTTTCGGATAAGCCGGAAAAATGGAATATGCGTACTCTGCTGGGCATATCGACTTTTTTGGGATTGTTCGGTGTGCTGTGGAGCTTCGGTATACTCATCATAGGCATAGAGGTCTTCCATCTTTCACATGCGCTTATCCAGTCCTTTATATATCTTAAGCTATCCGTGGCCGGACAGCTGTTCCTGTTCGTGGCAAGGACGAGAAGCTATTTCTGGACAGTTAAGCCGGCGCCCATACTTCTGCTCGCTGCATGCACGTCACAGACAATAGCCACGCTGATAACCGTGTATGGCATATTCTTCCCCGCAGCTATGGGGTGGAAACTGGCGATATTCGTATGGGGATATGCGATCCTGTCATTCCTGGTGACCGACCTACTGAAGGTACAGATCTATAAGTTCCTGGACAGGGGAACAATTCCATCATTAAAATTGTGA
- a CDS encoding MFS transporter → MKSVNDKRLVLIIICMTAFTTPFLTTSVNIALPTINTDFAVPDQALLNWLVTGYLLTAAIFVVPFGHIADRYGLKKVFVTGLVVIVVSSILCAMSSSILMLIASRAIEGVGSAMIFGTSLAILTSAYPLKERGKVLGINMAVMYGGLSLGPSLGGFITHFGSWRLIYAGIALYALVVALLASWKIADEGPIAKTGRFDLSGTVLYGAVLVSLILGLSSLQETIGVALFGLGLVLMAVFFWWEMRHTNPVLKVSVFRKNKVFMFSNLAALINYSANGAVAFMLSLYLQKIYGFDALTAGLILIVQTVLMAVFSPMTGKLSDRLEPRIVASAGMSICAIGLVLFAMLSPGTPLWLVVASLMFLGIGIAFFASPNTNAIMSSVEKSEYAMASSMVSTMRMIGGILGLGITNLIFTYFMGHAEIPATGPYDLLMKSIQVAFAVMAGLCIVGVGLSLARGNLRKAEATQIAHPIKKP, encoded by the coding sequence ATGAAATCTGTTAATGATAAACGTCTTGTGTTGATCATCATCTGTATGACGGCTTTCACTACGCCATTCCTGACGACCTCCGTCAACATCGCGCTGCCGACCATTAACACCGATTTCGCGGTCCCGGACCAGGCGCTGCTGAACTGGCTGGTAACCGGCTACTTGCTCACTGCGGCTATCTTCGTGGTCCCCTTCGGCCATATTGCCGACAGGTATGGCCTGAAAAAAGTCTTTGTCACCGGATTGGTCGTCATAGTTGTTTCGTCTATCCTCTGTGCCATGTCCAGCTCGATCCTCATGCTCATCGCATCCCGCGCGATCGAAGGCGTAGGCAGTGCTATGATTTTCGGCACCTCCCTGGCCATCCTTACTTCAGCGTACCCGCTAAAGGAGCGGGGTAAAGTGCTTGGCATCAACATGGCGGTCATGTATGGAGGGCTATCGCTGGGCCCGTCGCTGGGCGGCTTCATCACCCACTTCGGCAGCTGGCGGCTCATCTACGCCGGGATCGCGTTGTATGCCCTGGTAGTGGCCTTGCTCGCTTCATGGAAAATCGCCGATGAAGGGCCTATTGCGAAGACAGGGCGGTTCGACCTGTCCGGAACCGTTCTATACGGGGCAGTTCTCGTCTCTCTTATACTTGGGCTGTCAAGCTTACAGGAAACGATCGGCGTAGCCCTCTTCGGGCTCGGTCTTGTCCTCATGGCCGTGTTCTTCTGGTGGGAGATGCGGCACACTAACCCGGTGCTTAAGGTCAGCGTCTTCAGGAAGAACAAGGTATTCATGTTCTCCAACCTGGCCGCGCTGATCAACTACAGCGCGAACGGCGCGGTCGCATTCATGCTGAGCCTGTACCTGCAAAAGATATACGGGTTCGACGCGCTGACGGCCGGGCTCATCTTGATCGTCCAGACAGTACTTATGGCCGTGTTCTCGCCCATGACCGGCAAGCTATCCGACCGGCTTGAGCCGCGCATCGTGGCTTCGGCCGGCATGTCTATCTGTGCAATTGGCCTGGTACTCTTTGCCATGCTCTCCCCGGGGACGCCACTGTGGCTGGTGGTCGCAAGCCTGATGTTCCTGGGTATCGGCATCGCGTTCTTCGCGTCACCCAACACCAACGCGATCATGAGCTCCGTGGAGAAGTCGGAATACGCCATGGCCTCGAGCATGGTGAGCACTATGCGGATGATCGGGGGAATTCTGGGCCTGGGCATCACAAATCTGATCTTCACGTACTTCATGGGACACGCGGAAATCCCCGCGACAGGCCCGTACGATCTCCTCATGAAAAGTATCCAGGTGGCGTTCGCGGTCATGGCCGGACTCTGCATCGTCGGCGTCGGCCTCTCT
- a CDS encoding pyrimidine dimer DNA glycosylase/endonuclease V gives MGASQIRMWMVDPFIMCRQHLPGEHNEVHMFGGSIKRRIHTDGYLKANCFEANSIGARHEELVEEMVGRGYEHNSILVVDMGALNDIPRHVRDFKIDSEGSLSLLLQRCTRCRKRYKEKHRCTLF, from the coding sequence ATGGGGGCGTCACAGATCAGGATGTGGATGGTGGACCCTTTCATAATGTGCCGCCAGCATTTGCCGGGAGAACATAATGAAGTGCACATGTTCGGGGGTTCCATAAAAAGAAGGATACACACGGACGGTTATCTGAAGGCCAATTGTTTTGAAGCGAATTCAATAGGCGCCAGGCATGAGGAGCTTGTAGAAGAGATGGTCGGCAGAGGTTATGAGCATAATTCCATCCTGGTCGTCGATATGGGGGCGTTGAACGATATCCCCCGGCATGTAAGGGATTTTAAAATAGACAGTGAAGGATCCTTAAGCCTGTTGTTACAAAGATGCACGCGCTGCAGAAAAAGATATAAAGAAAAACATCGCTGCACGCTATTTTGA
- a CDS encoding TrmB family transcriptional regulator yields MLEERKAAFNAAVDETANDLSMLYDNQMEKENPRVWLLRGSVNVTVKLLDMIGRSKKNIMLMGALYFADEIEQLKTQLQYAKKRGVTVRLITQKSIRLKDGDLDILGHLSPVVSGVKVYGPPYSKSAIVDDREVLIIFSRLDDDVPDEDSVIAIWIPNTSVASNWASIFNAVWNV; encoded by the coding sequence GTGCTCGAAGAGAGGAAGGCCGCATTCAACGCGGCGGTCGATGAGACTGCGAATGATCTGTCCATGCTGTACGATAATCAGATGGAGAAGGAGAACCCGCGTGTGTGGCTGTTAAGGGGTTCAGTCAATGTGACGGTCAAGTTGCTGGACATGATCGGCCGGTCTAAAAAGAACATCATGCTTATGGGCGCCCTTTACTTTGCCGATGAGATCGAACAGCTTAAAACCCAATTGCAATACGCAAAGAAACGAGGGGTGACCGTGCGTCTCATAACTCAGAAGAGCATTCGGCTGAAGGACGGTGATCTCGACATCCTGGGCCATCTGTCCCCTGTCGTATCCGGGGTAAAAGTATATGGGCCGCCGTACTCGAAGTCCGCGATCGTCGACGATCGGGAAGTACTGATCATATTCTCGCGCCTCGATGATGATGTACCAGACGAGGACAGCGTCATCGCCATTTGGATCCCCAACACATCCGTCGCTTCTAACTGGGCGAGCATTTTCAATGCCGTCTGGAACGTGTGA